The genome window ATTTATTATGTACGTAATTTAACAATTTTGTTATGTTTAGGTATTGGACCTCGTCTATCGGCTGAAGAGGTAGCCAGTGTAGCAATATGGATGAGCGAATGTGCAAGAATACAGGAAGGTATGGTAGGTCCACGAAATTTTCGGCATATGAATTGTCCTCCTTTAGACAGACAACAAATATCGGAATCATGACGTTAAACAAATTTTCGCAACTTCTGAACTTGCAAATAATTTTGCATCAATAATAATGCATTGAACGCACGTCACTTCTCtattaaaaaaagaagaaaaaaacaatTGCAATAACTTTACATAAATGttcaaaaattgaaattgtTAAGGTATGTAAAATAGTGTTTTGTTTAGAATGTTTAACATTTACGTTTATTGTTAAGTCATGTATAATTAGTGGACGTGAAACATATTGTTATACTTACCAGTAAAATAGGAAACACTGTAGGAGAACCAGAAATACATTACACAGTATTATCAGATGATATTATCCTACttcatttattttaatgttttttacTTTTTGACACTTGTACTTTTTATTAAAACAATAATATACAGAATAGTTAAATATAAAAGATGCAATACCGTATACAAGATTAGCATACTTGGATGGTATTATTATCATAACATTATTGTGAGCAGTTATTTAATTCACATTTAGTGATAATTATATACCCTAACTGTACCATGATAGATACAATTCAGTCATACGAGGTACTACACCGCTTTACTTAGAGGAAGTTATATACATGACTttgtaaacaaaataaataaaaatgttgaaTTTAAAAAGACATTCAGTGTACTAGCACTTTTCATCGATTATAcctataatattataataagtAAAAATTTGGTATATAGTAAGTCTTTAACAATTGTCGAATGAACGATTTTTCtagtggaaaattttaatgcgcaccagaaaatattattaaattaaatactaACTAAAAATATATAACAGCGATCAATCGCATCGCTTATTTAAAATCTATAGGTAATAAATTTACCATTGTACAattattttgtagaaaaatttcTCAGATCCAACTTCCATTTCGTCACAGAAAAAATCAGTACATAGTCAATATCACAGGAATAGTTTACTTAATTTTAAAACATGATATTAAAAATCTACCGTTTGAATTTCTTTACATTAAATtctaaaaaacaaaatattaattctttgcgataattcatattttttacataaataatatataaaaaattatcgTAGTGATTCATTATTTAAAGTCgattaaatttttgttaaaacACCTATCAGAGGAAATATATTGTATATGTCATTTGTAAAAATAGTAACATTTTGTAAAGAAACGACGTGTACATAAAAAGTTTTATGTACAAAATCTGATTTCTCATCGATCTTTTTAGTCACTGTTCTCTTTACATTATTGCAGACATGACGATAATTTTACATAACCCTAATTTGACAACTATTTTTAGTCACCATTATTTAAATGAGGAGGGTAGGCAATGCTCGTATTCTGAATAATCGTCGCATTTGACTGTAAAATAAATGataaaaagtcgtaacaagaagTAAAACAATTAGACACAATAATAAATTTCTAGCTTTTGCACGATTAGTTCTCCACTCAAAAAGTTCATGTCGATGAGTGAAAAGATTTCGGTATTGCAGAGGCAATTCGAATGTGCTGCGCAATGGATAAAGCGAACGATAAAAATCGTTCAATAACGCCCGAACAATTTCGTTTTCTGAACGACGAAGAGGATCCATGTCATCGTTTAAACatataaattttctaaaatttattgaaatcgtttcatttatttcttaaattaataaaaataattaatacaaaTTAATATGTTAACTTACTTTGGATCTCTGCGAATTTCATCCAGGAGTTGCACAGTTAGAGATACATTGCTTGTCAACATTTCGAATATCTCATTTTTTCCTGCTCTAATTATTTCATGTGGATAGAGCTTCTTTTCTCCGAACCTAGCTTCAATCTTGTTTGAAACTGATTCGCATTTTGCTATTAATTCTTTAGATACAATTGGCTATAAGACGAGTACCAGACACCATAATTTGATTTATACTTTATTTCACATTTAAGTATTAGTTACAAGAAAAATAAGCTAAATCCCATTGTTGAGGAGTGGAGGAAGCGACATAAACGAGAGCGCTCACACGAGTTGAAGTAGTAATGGAACACGGCCTTCTCTAATACAGGTCAGAACATGATAAATTTGGCAATGCTGCCATCAGTCCTACGATCTACGACTGCAATTAGCCATAGCTAGTGATACTATATGACATTGTAATAGCTGATGCGAGGTTGAATTATGGGGTGTAGTTTATAAGTGGGGTGTCGTAAGTGAACTCGGACTAAGCTGACGGGTCTTGACGGTTTGACTAATCAGACTGATGCTTTGTTAGATATTATATGCGGTGTTGTTACATCGCATGTTTCTCCATGCCATAGTGCTTTCCCCCGCCCCTCAAAAATAGGATCTAGCTTATTTTGCTAATTATGATGGTTACAATgaataaaacaatatttactCACAAGAGATGAATCCAAATATCTTTCTCCCTGCGGTGGATTCGatatttctgtaatttttacgtgattcgaacagttTGTTATTGCATTTTCAAACTCTACAACTAGACTATAATCGAGAGGTAGTGAATATAATCTGGACAAAAGTGTCCTAATTTCTCTATCTGACCAAGTCCTGAAAATAATACCGGTATTAGTTTTAAATCCTTAATAATAGAAAATGATAAACGAAAAGTAAAAAGTTTACTGTTTCGTAAAATATTATACCCCGATTTATCCGTGTCAAATGTGtcgaatatttcttcaattggcACTTTCCGTTTCTCGCTTGCCAAAAAATAGTAATAAGAAAATGCAAACTGCATATCCTCAGAATTTCTAACTTTATGACTAGACGTTTTCTTAAATTCGTTTTCAAACTTTTTGTGCATGTCAGCGGCGATCCATTTATCTATTAAATGAGGCATGTGAGCAGGTACCCTCCTACGTTCGAATCCATATGCCATGTTATATATTCTATTTACATACAACAAAGATTCCGCATATGTATCCAGCTGTCTAGTTCTAAGTTTCCATTGATCGGAATAATTGGGTTTATTATTAATCTTGACAGTACTGCTAATTTCTGGTAAGTTTATATTGTCATCGTTTAAATAACGTTTAAGTTGAATACGTCTTTCGGTAAAATTTGAATTCTGAAATTTCATCTTACGCATCATTTTCGATAATATCGATTTTTGAGTAGATACAATTTGATTATTTTCACGTTCATTAAAAACCTTTTCAACATGATTTATATACTTATcggtttttaaattataaaatttatttacatcAGACTTCAAGTGTATAGACTCATTTGGCAATATTTGTTGGGTAAATGCTTCTGTATTATTCCGTGCAGATTTGCTTTTATTCCTTAATATATCTAAGAATTTCAATCCATAATAAGTATTTTCTTGAGTATCTTGTAAAAACTTTTGTGAATAATCTCCTTCTTCATCGAGTGCTTCGCTATCGGTAGGAACTGGTGTACTATCACAATCTCCTCCtacataattattaatattatttcagaGTCACTATAATATTTCTTTTACCAAATTATTGGTACAAAATTTAAAGACAAAGACAAAAAGTAACAATTACCATCAAATTCGCATAATGTTGTATTACAAGCAGGATCGCACGACCCATCACCCACCCAAGCCCAAGGACAGACATCGGAACAATCAGGAACCCACCATGCAAGATACACTTTCTGGCCACCTGCTTGAGTAATGAAATCTTCTGGCCATACCTCAGTTCCTAACATTACATCATCGTTAAAGTATAAAAATTTATCTGAAATTCCAGGAATTCtgtagaaataaaaattaatatgtcAAATTCAATAGACATAATCACTGATCTACATAAAACAGGCAAATTTTATATTACCTGTGAATATGACTTTCAATAGCAGGACTAGAAAATGTTGGTAAAtcacttttatttaaaaaaatgtcttCGTGAGTAATAAGGGTAACTCTAGGATTATCCATATCCAACCAACTTGGTATTTGGCCATTAGTAACTATGTACACATGCCTAACCCATGGTGCATACATTTCTAAAGAACGCAACGAGTATCGTAATTCATCTTTGTCGCTATATCTAGATGCTGCTGTGTTAACATCCATAATAGGAACATGTTCTTTCaggttttttaaaaaaattgtgtCAGAGCCATTAACCCATGTATATACAACATCTATTGGAACATGTTGacataattttttttgaaaagAGATACCTAATATATTATCGttaaaagaatgaaatacagcttCATACTTTTCTTTACTCCAAGCTACCCatatctggaaaaatatttttagacaaaatttaacaattttcacATACGTTAGATCGTTAAATCGTTTAAAACAAGCCTAATTAATATTCGTTTACGTTCAAGGTGTATTATCGTCAGAACATGTACAAAATGTTATGGAAATGCTATTTAAACTATTTGTATATTTTCAATCGCGTCAACAGATTCGATTAATTGTAAAGATACATTTAAATAATCGATAGAGTAACGACTTAGTTTCAACGAGAAACAATGAAATACAGATGtttaacgattaacaaatacgaTCTACATCATCAAAACAATAGTGAAAAATCGTGGGTTTCCTAACCTCTCCGAAATGAATAATCCCGATAAATATACAAGTAAATGCCATTAATATCATAAGAAGCGAATATTTGTACGAGAGTAGATCGTAACATCGACGCTGTAATAATTTCCATGTGCTCATTATATTTATAAAGAGTCTACATGCGATTGGCATCGCTAAAATAGCCATACGAATCCATACACCACTGTTTACATGCGGCTGATTCCAATTAACTTCGACTACCGAAGTTACTTGTACCGGTATACAAATTGATATAAACAAAACTGGAAGCACTGAGTTAAACAGGAGGGTGCTATTGGGTGTAGTTACACCGTGTAGGGTGCAAAAAGGTACATTCGGTGTAAACGTTCACGCGCTGTAAGCGCTTGTTCATATAACCCTTAACTATAGTGGTATGTTTTGATGCGTAAAAGCAGTTGTGCGGCTCCATGGACTACCCTGATAAAGGAATCTAAAATGAATTAAATATTTCGACAATATGTGAAAATGATTTTTCTGTTGTATTACTATATGTACAATGATAAATGTAATTCTGTGATCAAATAGCAAAATCTGATATGTCATGTGTTCAAAATTACTTCgatcttttaaataa of Colletes latitarsis isolate SP2378_abdomen chromosome 3, iyColLati1, whole genome shotgun sequence contains these proteins:
- the Gnptab gene encoding N-acetylglucosamine-1-phosphate transferase subunits alpha and beta isoform X2; translated protein: MAILAMPIACRLFINIMSTWKLLQRRCYDLLSYKYSLLMILMAFTCIFIGIIHFGEIWVAWSKEKYEAVFHSFNDNILGISFQKKLCQHVPIDVVYTWVNGSDTIFLKNLKEHVPIMDVNTAASRYSDKDELRYSLRSLEMYAPWVRHVYIVTNGQIPSWLDMDNPRVTLITHEDIFLNKSDLPTFSSPAIESHIHRIPGISDKFLYFNDDVMLGTEVWPEDFITQAGGQKVYLAWWVPDCSDVCPWAWVGDGSCDPACNTTLCEFDGGDCDSTPVPTDSEALDEEGDYSQKFLQDTQENTYYGLKFLDILRNKSKSARNNTEAFTQQILPNESIHLKSDNSNFTERRIQLKRYLNDDNINLPEISSTVKINNKPNYSDQWKLRTRQLDTYAESLLYVNRIYNMAYGFERRRVPAHMPHLIDKWIAADMHKKFENEFKKTSSHKVRNSEDMQFAFSYYYFLASEKRKVPIEEIFDTFDTDKSGTWSDREIRTLLSRLYSLPLDYSLVVEFENAITNCSNHVKITEISNPPQGERYLDSSLPIVSKELIAKCESVSNKIEARFGEKKLYPHEIIRAGKNEIFEMLTSNVSLTVQLLDEIRRDPKKFICLNDDMDPLRRSENEIVRALLNDFYRSLYPLRSTFELPLQYRNLFTHRHELFEWRTNRAKARNLLLCLIVLLLVTTFYHLFYSQMRRLFRIRALPTLLI
- the Gnptab gene encoding N-acetylglucosamine-1-phosphate transferase subunits alpha and beta isoform X1, yielding MAILAMPIACRLFINIMSTWKLLQRRCYDLLSYKYSLLMILMAFTCIFIGIIHFGEIWVAWSKEKYEAVFHSFNDNILGISFQKKLCQHVPIDVVYTWVNGSDTIFLKNLKEHVPIMDVNTAASRYSDKDELRYSLRSLEMYAPWVRHVYIVTNGQIPSWLDMDNPRVTLITHEDIFLNKSDLPTFSSPAIESHIHRIPGISDKFLYFNDDVMLGTEVWPEDFITQAGGQKVYLAWWVPDCSDVCPWAWVGDGSCDPACNTTLCEFDGGDCDSTPVPTDSEALDEEGDYSQKFLQDTQENTYYGLKFLDILRNKSKSARNNTEAFTQQILPNESIHLKSDVNKFYNLKTDKYINHVEKVFNERENNQIVSTQKSILSKMMRKMKFQNSNFTERRIQLKRYLNDDNINLPEISSTVKINNKPNYSDQWKLRTRQLDTYAESLLYVNRIYNMAYGFERRRVPAHMPHLIDKWIAADMHKKFENEFKKTSSHKVRNSEDMQFAFSYYYFLASEKRKVPIEEIFDTFDTDKSGTWSDREIRTLLSRLYSLPLDYSLVVEFENAITNCSNHVKITEISNPPQGERYLDSSLPIVSKELIAKCESVSNKIEARFGEKKLYPHEIIRAGKNEIFEMLTSNVSLTVQLLDEIRRDPKKFICLNDDMDPLRRSENEIVRALLNDFYRSLYPLRSTFELPLQYRNLFTHRHELFEWRTNRAKARNLLLCLIVLLLVTTFYHLFYSQMRRLFRIRALPTLLI
- the Gnptab gene encoding N-acetylglucosamine-1-phosphate transferase subunits alpha and beta isoform X3, which gives rise to MAILAMPIACRLFINIMSTWKLLQRRCYDLLSYKYSLLMILMAFTCIFIGIIHFGEIWVAWSKEKYEAVFHSFNDNILGISFQKKLCQHVPIDVVYTWVNGSDTIFLKNLKEHVPIMDVNTAASRYSDKDELRYSLRSLEMYAPWVRHVYIVTNGQIPSWLDMDNPRVTLITHEDIFLNKSDLPTFSSPAIESHIHRIPGISDKFLYFNDDVMLGTEVWPEDFITQAGGQKVYLAWWVPDCSDVCPWAWVGDGSCDPACNTTLCEFDGGDCDSTPVPTDSEALDEEGDYSQKFLQDTQENTYYGLKFLDILRNKSKSARNNTEAFTQQILPNESIHLKSDVNKFYNLKTDKYINHVEKVFNERENNQIVSTQKSILSKMMRKMKFQNSNFTERRIQLKRYLNDDNINLPEISSTVKINNKPNYSDQWKLRTRQLDTYAESLLYVNRIYNMAYGFERRRVPAHMPHLIDKWIAADMHKKFENEFKKTSSHKVRNSEDMQFAFSYYYFLASEKRKVPIEEIFDTFDTDKSGTWSDREIRTLLSRLYSLPLDYSLVVEFENAITNCSNHVKITEISNPPQGERYLDSSLFQTRLKLGSEKRSSIHMK